From Falco cherrug isolate bFalChe1 chromosome 4, bFalChe1.pri, whole genome shotgun sequence, one genomic window encodes:
- the PRRT3 gene encoding proline-rich transmembrane protein 3, with protein sequence MAAAWLITWGLLLATGVPTRARGMLPVGLSPGGTLQWGRDPLHRPAQGQRWPGPPPTWEASGEPSGAGAPRTERWGGSSPVRWSPPLQAGDAAGTPLETETTTAGAGTGAWQDSGTAVAVAEEPLVAWRGHEAGGQDRPRGGTWPPPSSALGTPGPEVPMDTGPGSPGPLQAGQGLTPARQSVTGPASTSSPRPTMSTIALTSRPAPGMATADTHTGGQPVMEGPTAVPGLPQGTELAPASSQPVPLGTVPVPHPTGMGPAQGPHASPSSMQPVGRRGGLWGALSPSPALPSSAPWLPPEAPSWGLAEPWTRVLPAHQRSTRRAPLSRATASPGNAAPRTDPKPTGQWGPQPAPGAALSPVLPPASSAAPPGTPGTGLLPEEDVGSPQRVRGAVGPVSTPNATKATPWPTAHPATGTPGTRHTDTLGTQPPAHGTVAPSATWRRAGATPQPAPQHPSTPQPQPSHTPPVPGANGTGLRWAELRRQLGFAWEAHVYGVAAIFLLLALGCLAGLVGAAALRPPHLPHILGAHGLLLAVCLLRATFLLLDPYGARGRLPPRALLLLSTVPFALLLGTFALLLQQLQRLTQLQLLPAQLRGLPALGAAAALQSAVLGTADLLPPWLGPTTGLGLQVLGCGAGALLLLAGLWGCWQVLRVPQEGLGGSGRPGPRQGALALLAAAVAGLPVCGLQLYSTLWLREVLGPPGRFSRPGWVAQLWLRVGELGTALALLMAAAEPLCCQCCHRSPTSHSCWAKVLRYFCAGRKAEAPEYPNNCYDWAAGSTGSTGGTSLERAPANDISKNLIRNPAEQLPLRALKDSNEAWAASAGMPGLSPKCPNVLAARSCTTFEQGSSPSLGELAFRPPSPIDLRRSIDQALCRRHLLHDSLFGRPRRGSGTSLHSSLAPAESPGLGHMVRCSSLTELPGPRQPPGTVTITVTASASSLESSSLKISWNPWHHGLSSPDSLPLDEAPSRAPLLVPAGPPSWEREGPRSFPALGKAPVDARSLSSDTIEL encoded by the exons ATGGCTGCAGCATGGCTCATCACCTGGGGGCTGCTCCTGGCCACCGGGGTCCCCACCAGGGCCCGGGGGATGCTGCCGGTGGGACTGTCCCCAGGTGGGACACTGCAGTggggcagggaccccctgcATCGCCCTGCCCAGGGACAGCGATGGCCGGGCCCACCCCCCACCTGGGAGGCGTCGGGGGAGCCGAGCGGCGCCGGGGCCCCCAGGACCGAGCgctgggggggcagcagccctgtgcgCTGGTCCCCACcgctgcaggcaggggatgctgcCGGGACCCCCCTGGAGACAGAAACCACCACGGCAGGTGCTGGCACTGGGGCCTGGCAGGATAGCGGCACAGCCGTGGCCGTGGCAGAGGAGCCGCTCGTTGCATGGCGAGGACATGAGGCTGGAGGCCAGGACAGGCCCCGGGGGGGGACCTGGCcgccccccagctctgcactggGTACGCCGGGCCCTGAGGTGCCCATGGACACGGGGCCGGGCTCCCCAGGGccactgcaggcagggcagggcctgACCCCAGCCAGACAGAGTGTCACCGGGCCAGCCAGCACCTCCAGTCCTCGACCCACCATGTCCACCATCGCCCTGACCTCCAGGCCGGCACCAGGGATGGCGACAGCAGACACCCACACAGGGGGACAGCCAGTGATGGAGGGACCCACAGCGGTCCCAGGCCTCCCACAGGGTACAGAGCTcgccccagccagcagccagccggTCCCGCTGGGCACGGTCCCTGTCCCACACCCCACGGGCATGGGGCCAGCCCAGGGTCCCcatgccagccccagctccatgCAGCCGGTGGGCAGACGAGGGGGACTGTGGGGGGCcctcagcccgtccccagctctgcccagctctgccccatgGCTGCCCCCTGAAGCACCATCCTGggggctggctgagccctgGACCCGGgtgctcccagcccaccagcgcAGCACCCGCAGGGCCCCGCTCAGCCGCGCCACTGCCAGCCCCGGGAATGCAGCCCCTCGCACGGATCCCAAGCCAACGGGGCAGTGGGGACCCCAGCCcgccccaggggctgccctcagccctgtgctgccacCTGCCTCCAGCGCAGCCCCCCCTGGCACCCCCGGCACAG ggctgctgcccGAAGAGGACGTCGGCTCCCCGCAGCGGGTCCGGGGTGCCGTGGGCCCTGTGAGCACCCCAAATGCCACCAAGGCCACCCCATGGCCAACGGCGCATCCCGCCACAGGGACACCTGGGACCAGGCACACAG ACACCCTGGGgacacagccccctgcccatgGCACCGTGGCCCCCTCAGCCACATGGCGACGGGCAGGGGCGACGCCACAGCCAGCACCCCAGCATCCATCCACACCACAGCCGCAGCCCAGCCACACTCCCCCGGTACCGGGGGCCAACGGGAcggggctgcgctgggctgaGCTGCGGCGCCAGCTGGGCTTTGCCTGGGAGGCGCATGTCTACGGGGTGGCCGCcatcttcctgctgctggcactgggctgcctggctgggctggtgggggcagctgccctgcgtcccccccacctgccccacaTTTTAGGGGCTcatgggctgctgctggctgtctGCCTGCTGCGGGccaccttcctgctgctggaCCCTTACGGGGCACGGGGCCGTCTGCCCCCtcgagccctgctgctgctcagcacgGTCCCCTTTGCCCTGCTGCTCGGCACCTTCgccctcctgctccagcagctccagcgcctgacccagctccagctgctgccagcccagctccgggggctgccggcactgggggctgcagctgcgCTGCAGAGCGCGGTGCTGGGGACCGCCGACCTGCTCCCACCCTGGCTGGGCCCCACCACCGGGTtggggctgcaggtgctgggctgtggggctggggccctgctgctgctggcggggctctggggatgctggcaggTGCTGCGGGTAccccaggaggggctggggggcagcgggaggCCTGGGCCACGGCAGGgggccctggcactgctggcggcggcggtggcAGGGCTGCCAGTCTGCGGGCTGCAGCTCTACAGCACCCTGTGGCTGCGAGAGGTCCTGGGGCCCCCCGGGCGCTTCTCCCGGCCCGGCTGGGTGGCACAGCTCTGGCTGCGGGTCGGCGAGCTGGGCACGGCGCTGGCACTGCTGATGGCCGCCGCCGAGCCGctgtgctgccagtgctgccacCGGAGCCCCACCAGCCATTCCTGCTGGGCCAAGGTGCTGCGGTACTTCTGTGCCGGCCGCAAAGCTGAGGCGCCCGAGTACCCCAACAACTGCTACGACTGGGCCGCTGGCAGCACCGGCAGCACTGGCGGCACCAGCCTGGAGCGGGCACCGGCCAACGACATCTCCAAGAACCTCATTCGCAACCCGGCGGAGCAGCTGCCCCTGCGGGCGCTCAAGGACAGCAATGAGGCCTGGGCAGCTTCTGCCGGGatgccagggctcagccccaAGTGCCCCAACGTGCTGGCCGCCCGCTCCTGCACCACCTTTGAGCAGGGCTCGTCCCCCTCACTGGGGGAGCTGGCCTTCCGCCCGCCGTCCCCCATCGACCTGCGCCGCAGCATCGACCAGGCGCTCTGCCGCCGGCACCTCCTGCACGACAGCCTCTTTGGCCGGCCCCGCCGTGGCTCCGGCACCTCGCTCCACAGTTCCCTGGCCCCCGCTGAGAGCCCCGGCTTGGGGCACATGGTGCGGTGCAGCTCACTGACAGAGCTGCCTggcccccggcagccccccggcacCGTCACCATCACCGTCACCGCCTCGGCCAGCTCGCTGGAGAGCAGCTCGCTGAAGATCAGCTGGAACCCCTGGCACCACGGGCTCTCCTCACCTGACAGCCTGCCCCTGGACGAGGCACCCAGCCGGGCCCCCCTCCTGGTGCCCGCCGGACCCCCCAGCTGGGAGCGTGAGGGCCCCCGCAGCTTCCCGGCCCTTGGCAAGGCACCGGTGGACGCCCGCAGCCTCTCCAGCGACACCATCGAGCTCTGA